In a single window of the Bubalus kerabau isolate K-KA32 ecotype Philippines breed swamp buffalo chromosome 18, PCC_UOA_SB_1v2, whole genome shotgun sequence genome:
- the C18H5orf22 gene encoding UPF0489 protein C5orf22 homolog, producing MSESGGQRARLRRYSEIPVWVVEDHQEVLPFIYRAIGSKHLPASNISFVHFDSHPDLLIPVDMPADTVFDKETLFGELSIENWIMPAVYAGHFSHVVWLHPTWAQQIREGRHHFLVGKDTSTTTIRVTSTDHYFLSDGLYVTEDLLENPKPLQLDVIMVKPYKLCHSQGENDAVSSAKKPKLALEDSENTASANGDCCSEGLGQDTVTQTRDHTCLQPSCSCSSESQECQTTVSTGEILKILEKRDAFVLDIDLDFFSVKNPFKEMFTQEEYKILQELYQFKKPGSNLTEEDLVDCVDNRIHQLEDLEAAFADLCDGDDEETVQKWASNPGMELLVPLVQSLKKRMEAPDYEMVHQAGLTCDYSELPHHISTEQEIEHLIQSLHTVLKNFPKPTLVTIARSSLDDYCPSEQVEAIQEKVLSVLRSLYGALDVHLVYSAESAAP from the exons ATGAGTGAATCCGGGGGACAGCGCGCCCGGCTGCGGCGCTATTCAGAGATCCCGGTGTGGGTGGTGGAGGATCATCAGGAG GTTCTGCCCTTTATATATCGGGCCATTGGCTCAAAGCATCTTCCTGCAAGTAATATAAGTTTTGTGCATTTCGACTCACATCCAGACCTCCTTATTCCTGTGGATATGCCAGCTGACACTGTATTTGATAAGGAAACACTTTTCGG AGAATTAAGTATTGAGAATTGGATTATGCCTGCAGTTTATGCTGGCCATTTTTCTCATGTAGTATGGCTTCATCCCACATGGGCTCAGCAAATCAGAGAGGGCAGGCATCACTTTTTAGTAGGCAAAGACACTTCTACCACAACAATCAG GGTTACAAGTACAGATCATTACTTCCTAAGTGATGGTCTTTATGTAActgaagacctgctggagaaccCAAAACCTTTACAATTGGATGTAATTATGGTAAAACCTTATAAACTCTGTCACAGTCAAGGAGAGAATGATGCAGTGTCTTCTGCTAAGAAGCCAAAGCTAGCCCTGGAAGACTCAGAGAACACTGCCTCTGCTAATGGTGACTGTTGTTCAGAAGGACTGGGACAGGACACAGTGACACAAACAAGGGACCACACTTGCCTACAACCATCATGTTCATGTTCTTCTGAGAGCCAGGAATGCCAGACTACAGTTAGCACCGGAGAGATTCTGAAAATTTTAGAGAAAAGGGATGCATTTGTTTTAGATATtgacttagattttttttcagtcaagaatCCCTTCAAAGAAATGTTCACTCAG GAGGAGTACAAAATCTTACAAGAGCTGTACCAATTTAAAAAGCCTGGAAGCAACCTGACAGAG GAAGATTTGGTAGATTGTGTTGATAATCGAATTCATCAATTAGAAGATTTAGAAGCTGCTTTTGCTGATTTGTGTGATGGCGATGATGAAGAAACTGTACAGAAATGGGCTTCAAACCCTGG AATGGAATTACTAGTTCCACTGGTACAGAGTTTGAAAAAACGGATGGAAGCACCAGACTATGAGATG GTTCACCAGGCTGGTCTAACCTGTGATTATTCAGAACTCCCTCACCATATCAGCACAGAACAAGAAATTGAACATCTTATTCAGTCTTTGCATACTGTTCTAAAAAATTTCCCAAAACCTACTCTAGTGACAATTGCAAG GTCAAGTCTGGATGATTACTGTCCTTCTGAGCAAGTTGAAGCCATTCAAGAAAAAGTCCTCAGTGTGCTACGCTCCCTCTACGGGGCTCTAGACGTTCACCTGGTGTATTCAGCAGAGTCTGCTGCACCTTGA